ACATGATTTTAGTTGGAGAAGCTGGATTACGGAGAATCCCATAAGCAGAAGCTGGAGAAGTTCCCAAAAACATGCTCTAAAGACATCACTCACACTGCCGAatggaaaaagagaaacaatttCATGTTGCCTTTTTCTTTCAAGGGCCACAAGACATCATCCCTGGGAATTTCATCGTTAACAAAGTTGCATGCCTTCATCCATTTTCAAGTAAGTCCACCACAGACATTATCATAGCCTTTTCTAATTCCTAATCTTATATGGCTTTTCTCAGTACGACTGTTGTGTCCTCTCATAACTCACCtagaaaactcaaaacagaatcaAGGACTGAGATTTGTTCCACAGACTACCAAAGATATCACTCAAACTACTgaataagaagggaaaaaaattcatCACTTTGTCCTAGTTCTTGCTAAAGCCAAAGATATCTCTTGGAAGTTCATTTGTAGTGAAGGAATTACATCCCTAAATCCAGTTTCTGTAAAGTCCCAGAGACATTATCATAGGCTTTACTCAAACACAATTATAAATTGTCTTTTCCAACAAGACTGTTGCGCCCTCTGCACTCATTGGCCACAATGATACCATCATCAAATTGTCTTTTTCCCACAAAGGCATCCTCAAGAACTTGCCTTTTATTTTAACTGAAACTTGTTTGAGGGGCATTTCATCATAAATACTCCCACCCaccaaaaaatatcaaaaattaATTGCCCGGGCATATTAAGGGTAAGGAATTGTAAAACTAATAACCACTTCTACATGGGAAGAATAACAGAACTCAaacaacaattatattcaatgAACAGCAAATTCAGTGAATGTGAAAGACATGGAGCACTCATAATAAGGAGTAAGTAAGAAAAAGTTTGTCTACAATTTACCTTTTCTTAATCTCGGCAGCCATGGTCAAGAAAGCCTGCTCCACATTAATTGCATCTTTGGCACTAGTCTCAAGGAAAGGGATCCCAAGTTCATCTGCAAATGCCTGCAGTTCATTTGGTACAGTCAGAATCAAATCAGTCAAAAAGCATAAAAGTAATATTGAGCAACTGGAAGAAAATAAGACACCATCCAGCATAGAGTCCAGATCTTCTTTAACCACCCAAAGCTAGTAGCTACTTGATTAAATCTCAGTCACCTGATGCAAAATTTTCAATCATAAATGATGAAGGGATCAATAACAAACTTGCTATTCTCAAAAGCAGCCTACCTAACATCAAAAGGTACACATAGATGAAGATATGTTTGTATTTACTTAGAGACATACAGTAAACATCTAACATTCACCTCACTCCTCAGAGACATTATCCTGCGAAATTCTTCATAGGTTTATGCAAATGGGAACTATAATTCATAAAAAAATGTAGAAGAATAAGAACTTGGATTACTGGTATGCatgaaattcattttttaaCTATGTATGCATGTATTACTGGTCTGCATGAAATTCTCGGCAGCCATGGTCAATGTTTTGGCCACCGAGGAACTGCAAATATTTTGTCAAAATATGTAAACATACATGGAGAAATTGTAAAAATACGGAAATAATTGAACCATTCGGAATACTATGGAAAATCTAAAAGAAACTTTTTGAATGATAGAATCATAGAAAAGCCATTAAAAAACATTTAGGAGCCAGTATACTGTGAGCATGAGTAAACAGTCAATTCCAATACCTTAAAGAGACCAGCACTCGGTGAATATCGCCGTGTGCTGCTGCTCAAGTTTGGTAGTAACATCTACTTATCAATAATAGTAATTCTACTGCCATTTTTATGAAGATTTGTAAGAAAGTATAATGGAATTTAGAATGTGCACTTCCTTGTGATTTTCGACAATCTACTGTATTCATTTTGGTGACAGCACCATAGGAATCCAGGCCTAGCATGGATTAAGGTGCTTTCCAGGATCATAATGGatcctttatccttccttgttcatGGGGAAGGATTCTGCTATAGTTATTGGCTGCTAATTGTCAGCACACCCAGGCCATGGAAATATTCCCTCATTAGGAGGTCAAGGTACACATGCATTGAAGAATAATCATTTCAATGGATGCTTACATCAGGAAGCTCAATAGGACAGGATGGCAAGAGACAATGTGTATGAAGAGTGACTGTTGGTTGGGCCATTTATCAGAAGGTTCTGTTTTGAGAGGGTCTTGATTGCTTGCAGTTTTAAGGTAGGATTGGCTCCTTCATATAACTTCTTGCTTCTGGTGTTGTTTTATATTATGtaatgaaattttcttctttgtaaCCCTTTCACTATTTCAAATGAAATATTTCATTtgtttctttgaaaaaaaaaaaaaaggcaccaaGAAATGATGAATGTCGATTTCAGTTGGATTCTTACAAGTATAGATTCTGATGTAAACAGAATAAATTCAGCCTTTCCATAGCTGTAAGTTCATAAGAAATTACCTTTGCAGTTTCTGTATCCACAACCTTTTCGTCAACCAAATCACATTTGTTTCCAACTAGAAGCTTGCATACACTATCATTTGCATATCTGTCTATCTCATTTAACCACTGCTTGACATTGTTGAAACTCTCCATCTCAGTAACATCATAGACAATCTGTTGAAGTGCAAAAACCAGTGAAAATCTATGAACATATTTTGAAGTTGAACACAACCAAAACAATAAGAAAAACCACCCCTGTTCTTCTAACTTTCAAAATACGGAGCTATTACCATCACCAAATGCTTGCAGAGTTCGAAAAGGACCACAAACCAGCTTACTCACAAACCCTTATAAGTGTAACGTTCAACCATCAATCAAATTCAACGGTCTTCTTGAGTCAAAAAACAAATTCTAAGAATTACTGGGAAAGTAAAAAAGGGACCAGTGGTCCAGTATACAATTAAGGGCTAAAgtattttgatttatttgtaAATTAAGTCTCACCATAATCCTGTAAACATTTTTAAAAGATTTTTGagagaagtaaaagaaaaagttaTTAGGTATATAATTATATAGCTATTGAGGAACAAGTACTATCCACTGAAATACAGAAGTCATTTGTGAGGGACCCTCTACTCATACCCTCCCCATCCCCCAGCCccaatggaaaagaaaagaggaacaatgaaatatatatatatatatatatatatatataagcaatCATAACAGCAAGGTAAAAAAGGTTGTTAAAAGCATAGGCTcctgttttaaaaaaaagaaaaaaaattctgcgcCTAGTAATTTAGAATCTGTAACCACTTTTCATCCCAAACAATATGTTTAAAGACCACATGCATTATACAGATTAATAAAGCAAGATTCCAActtcaaaaatatatacagaTATACAGGGGATTTTCTTATTCACACCCCCTaggtgtcaaaaaaaaaattgtaacttTTACTTTTTTGCTCTTTTAGAACATACTTTTTTTTCAACGAGGGCAAATATTGTCATTTCGCATAAAATGCATAGCTGCATTAAAAtgactttcaattttttgaaaaccattttttacccttgcattaaataacttttgggaatgAGACAAGGGGAaattaaaaggtgtcaagttctaaacacACCTATAGAGGCGTCATTCAGACAATAACATAGTGATGTAAATGGCCCCATGTAATGCTATTATTTAATAGTATGGGAGTCGGCCTTGGGGATCTTAATTTGGGATACTCATCAAGGCCCACAGTGTACATGAAACTCCATGCATATGCTCATGCCTTTTCAGTTTACAAACACCAACACATACATAGAGTTAGCACATACATAAAGATGAGGCAGCAGAAAATTATAAATGTAAttaatttgatgaaaaatcaaCAAGATCACCTGAAGTCAATCAATTAACTAAGCAAATAATTTGCAAACAAAACTAACTGGGAAGAATTTCATACAATGATTCCATGTGCGCCTCGGTAATAACTGCTGGTTATAGTCCTGAAtcgctcctgtcctgcagtatCCCACTACAAAAACAACCAAAAGACGAACTTTAAAGGTTACATGGGAACATGATCAAGATGATATAATGTTAATTCCAATCAGACTCAGTTCTCTCtcaccggaaaaaaaaaacgaaattaACATGAGAATATAACACAGGTTCGATCTTAGACCAGGAAAAtaaaccagtgggagatcaatTGCAACAGGATAGAATATATAAGAATGAACAAAAATCAATAACataatttatttcctttttttttgttacataTGAAAGCAAATAAAAGGATATGACTTAGGCATCCCACCTAAGCCTCAGTCAGCATCCCACCAACCATGCAAGGCATATCGTCTTGCAACTGTCTCTCACAGCAAGCCTGGAATACGAATACTAAAGCCTATCTcttcattctttcttcttcttgtacaTTGTCTTGAAGGGATTCATGTATGTATAGGCTAACCCAACATTAAATACAATCAACCATACTCACCTCACATTCATAACATAAAATAAGTGAATGCTAGCACTCTCCactaacataaaataaataaataaatccacTCACGTAAACCAAACATTCACTTAATAAAATTACACCCACTCACATACACCAAACATCTACCTAACACCCACTCCAATTCTGCATCAGAATATGGAAGTGGTACACCTTTCTTGAAAAATCACTATGGTGACCAATTCTCTCCTCTGAATGAGGAGGTTACCAAGTACTACTAGCAAATTTttgtttatcttttattttcacGCTACTAACAGTAGGCTAGTAAACACCTCCCTTTTGAGTGAATAACTTGAACTACTAAACTAAATTTAGGACAGACGTTGATTGAGTTGACCACACCATAGTACTGCTATGGATCACTGCTAGAAGGAAGCCACATCAGGATTTAAGGTCTAAGGATCAGTATTGGAGGGCAGGTCATTCCTGATCAATGATGATCTGAATAATTCACTATTGGAAAACCCAAACAAGTGAGAAATTCTAAAAGTACAACCTGATCAACCTATCCACTAGATATGACAGATAGATCAGTCCCCTTCGTCACTCACATCAGATGATGCAACGAAAACAATACAAATCTTTATAACCTTGAAGATACATCCTTGTTAATATTAAAAATATGGGAAGTGTTTCctgtgggggagcatggcccttGCGCACGCACGGGGAGCATCGGAGCACAAACGGATGCATCAAATGAGGGGTGGGGCGGACATTTTGCctctcctgtgtctgggtgcaggcaCCATTACTTTTGTTCCTTCAGTTTTTAAGACATTATGCATGTCATAGCATagtagccaaaaaaaaaacacacacacaatgtTACAATCTTCAGGCAATCTACCATAGAAGACGTAAAACTGCACAAAATGACTGGTCCAGAAAGCAG
The sequence above is a segment of the Telopea speciosissima isolate NSW1024214 ecotype Mountain lineage chromosome 7, Tspe_v1, whole genome shotgun sequence genome. Coding sequences within it:
- the LOC122667923 gene encoding ras-related protein RABD1-like, producing the protein MGTEYDYLFKLLLIGDSSVGKSCLLLRFADDSYVDSYISTIGVDFKIRTVEQDGKTIKLQIWDTAGQERFRTITSSYYRGAHGIIIVYDVTEMESFNNVKQWLNEIDRYANDSVCKLLVGNKCDLVDEKVVDTETAKAFADELGIPFLETSAKDAINVEQAFLTMAAEIKKRVGNQPSANKKPANTVQMKGQPIQQKSNCCG